Proteins encoded by one window of Bacteroidales bacterium:
- a CDS encoding carbohydrate-binding family 9-like protein, with protein MRYFILIAGTFILLLGKPCRLTAQEQRSDETLINVPNHPIPFNPEKYICLRSEKPLKIDGKQNEKAWQNARWSEPFVDIEGKLRDKPDYQTRVKMLWDDRYFYIFAQMEEPHIWGRIRERDAVIYHDNDFEVFIDPDGDTHHYAEVEMNALNTLWDLLLTKPYRDGGIPLTNWDIKNLETAVHIEGTLNNPNDTDQYWTAEIAIPWRALGKIIPQAKKPRNDDQWRVNFSRVQWKTEIENNEYRKKRDEHGNLLPEQNWVWSPQGRVNIHRPETWGIVQFSKEPAGSGKVAFISNQKYQIKWYLRNLYYRQNQFHRENGTYADKREQLRPESLPELPFSKEISISSGSFWYVISLSTPNNGEWFIKEDGEIRQR; from the coding sequence ATGCGCTATTTTATCCTTATTGCCGGAACTTTTATTTTACTGCTGGGAAAACCATGTCGCCTAACCGCTCAAGAACAACGTTCAGACGAGACACTCATAAACGTGCCGAATCATCCCATACCTTTCAATCCTGAAAAATATATCTGTCTGCGTTCGGAAAAGCCTTTAAAAATAGACGGGAAGCAGAATGAAAAAGCATGGCAGAATGCCCGCTGGAGTGAACCGTTTGTGGATATAGAAGGAAAACTAAGGGATAAACCCGACTATCAAACACGGGTAAAGATGCTATGGGATGATCGCTATTTCTATATCTTCGCCCAAATGGAAGAACCCCACATATGGGGAAGGATCAGGGAACGGGATGCTGTTATTTATCACGACAACGACTTCGAGGTTTTCATTGATCCCGATGGGGATACCCATCATTATGCCGAAGTGGAAATGAATGCCTTGAACACCCTATGGGATCTTTTGCTTACCAAGCCATACCGGGATGGGGGCATCCCATTAACAAACTGGGATATAAAGAATCTGGAAACGGCAGTACACATTGAAGGCACGCTAAATAATCCCAATGACACCGATCAATATTGGACTGCCGAAATTGCCATCCCCTGGAGGGCACTCGGAAAAATCATACCACAAGCCAAAAAACCGCGAAACGACGATCAGTGGAGGGTCAACTTTTCAAGGGTTCAATGGAAGACAGAGATCGAAAATAATGAATACAGGAAAAAACGCGACGAACATGGAAATTTGCTGCCGGAACAAAACTGGGTATGGTCTCCTCAGGGCAGAGTCAATATACACCGGCCGGAAACCTGGGGTATCGTCCAGTTCAGCAAAGAACCGGCAGGGAGTGGAAAGGTGGCATTCATCAGCAACCAAAAGTACCAGATCAAATGGTATTTGAGAAATCTATATTACAGACAGAATCAGTTTCACAGGGAGAATGGAACTTATGCGGACAAACGGGAACAACTCAGACCCGAAAGTCTGCCCGAATTACCGTTCTCGAAAGAAATCAGCATAAGCAGCGGATCTTTCTGGTATGTGATTTCACTGTCGACCCCCAATAATGGGGAATGGTTCATCAAAGAAGACGGAGAAATCCGGCAACGATAG